From Vogesella sp. XCS3, the proteins below share one genomic window:
- a CDS encoding phosphatase PAP2 family protein, producing the protein MHGSVLSGSREARLPIPGQRVIRRTAWHLASAAALAVLFLVLEYDTRLDDAVTRLFYSDALQAFPLQNSAWLDWLNHRLAKYAIAASVLWLLYSSLRRRDSRRAFAAGMMMLATAAVSSLKARSAHSCPWDMAAYGGSAEHFPTLAATPLNAGPGHCFPGGHASAGFALMALYFYWQPSHPGRARMALWGGLLAGMLMGLGQVARGAHFLSHNLWSGWVVWLVCVLGFALFDYRAARRH; encoded by the coding sequence ATGCACGGCAGCGTACTGAGCGGTAGCCGGGAGGCTAGGCTTCCCATTCCGGGCCAACGGGTAATCCGCCGTACTGCCTGGCATCTGGCCAGTGCTGCCGCCCTGGCGGTACTGTTTCTTGTGCTGGAGTACGACACCAGGCTGGACGATGCCGTCACCCGCCTGTTCTATAGCGACGCCTTGCAAGCTTTTCCCCTGCAAAACAGCGCCTGGCTAGACTGGCTGAACCACCGCCTGGCCAAATACGCTATCGCCGCCAGTGTGTTGTGGCTGCTGTACAGCAGCCTGCGTCGCCGCGACAGCCGCCGCGCTTTTGCCGCCGGCATGATGATGCTGGCGACTGCGGCGGTATCCAGCCTGAAAGCCCGTAGTGCCCACTCGTGCCCGTGGGACATGGCCGCCTACGGTGGCAGCGCAGAACACTTCCCCACCCTGGCGGCTACCCCGCTCAATGCCGGCCCCGGCCATTGCTTTCCGGGCGGGCATGCCTCTGCCGGTTTTGCCCTGATGGCCTTGTACTTTTACTGGCAACCCAGTCACCCGGGCCGGGCGCGCATGGCGCTATGGGGTGGCTTGCTGGCGGGCATGCTGATGGGGCTGGGCCAGGTGGCCCGCGGCGCCCACTTCCTTAGCCACAATCTGTGGAGCGGCTGGGTAGTCTGGCTAGTGTGCGTGCTGGGTTTTGCCCTGTTTGACTACCGCGCCGCGCGCCGCCACTAA